The nucleotide sequence GCTCCCGACTGGCTATAATGAGGCGGATACGGGAGGAGAGGTTGCTGAAGAGCCATGGCGTTCGTCATCACGGAGCCCTGCATCGACACCAAGGACACGGCGTGCGTCGAGGTCTGCCCCGTCGACTGCATCCACCCGGGTAAGTCCGAGGGCCAGTACGGCGAAGTGCAGCAGCTCTACATCGACCCCGACGAGTGCATCGACTGCGGCGCCTGCGAGCCGGCCTGCCCGGTGGAGGCCATCTTCCCCGAGGAC is from Limnochorda sp. L945t and encodes:
- a CDS encoding 4Fe-4S dicluster domain-containing protein — translated: MAFVITEPCIDTKDTACVEVCPVDCIHPGKSEGQYGEVQQLYIDPDECIDCGACEPACPVEAIFPEDEVPEKWKAFIEKNADWYKLSAEEFESKWGSPGKKG